In Pseudomonas nunensis, a single window of DNA contains:
- the dacB gene encoding D-alanyl-D-alanine carboxypeptidase/D-alanyl-D-alanine endopeptidase, protein MIKSLRPLLLASLLLPLALPVSAAQINTSLTPNVEKALKASKLQDSALSLVMLPLDGPGTPTIFNADVSVNPASTMKLVTTYAALEMLGPNHQWKTEFYTDGTLSGGILNGNLYLKGGGDPKLNMEKLWLLMRDLRANGVTQVTGNLVLDRSFFVQPQLPEFNDDGNDENKPFLVKPDSLMVNLKALRFVARNDNGKVLVSVEPPIATINIDNQVKAINSKQCTGGVRYNPVTQADGSVTVTVGGQLGDGCSSQTYLSLLDHATYTAGAVRAIWKELGGSIQGKDVLGATPKDAKVLARAFSPDLAEIIRDINKYSNNTMAQQLFLSLGQKFRNDADGDDAKAAQRIVRQWLAQKGITAPHLVMENGSGLSRAERVSAREMAGMLQAAWHSPYAAEFISSLPIAGTDGTMRKRLKTTAMRGEAHIKTGTLNTVRAISGFSRDVNGNTWAVVAILNDKAPFGASSVLDQVLLDLYRQPKVAATASVL, encoded by the coding sequence ATGATCAAATCTTTGCGTCCACTGTTACTCGCCAGTCTTCTTCTGCCCCTGGCCCTCCCGGTTTCCGCTGCTCAGATCAATACCTCGCTGACGCCCAACGTTGAAAAAGCCCTCAAGGCCAGCAAGTTGCAGGACAGCGCCCTGTCCCTGGTGATGCTCCCGCTCGACGGCCCCGGCACCCCGACCATTTTCAACGCAGACGTCTCAGTCAACCCGGCCTCGACCATGAAACTGGTCACCACGTATGCAGCCCTGGAAATGCTCGGCCCGAATCATCAGTGGAAAACCGAGTTCTACACCGACGGCACCCTCAGCGGCGGCATCCTCAATGGCAACCTCTACCTCAAGGGTGGCGGCGATCCGAAGCTGAACATGGAAAAACTCTGGCTGCTGATGCGCGACCTGCGGGCCAACGGCGTGACGCAAGTCACCGGCAACCTGGTGCTCGATCGCAGCTTCTTCGTGCAGCCGCAACTGCCGGAATTCAATGACGACGGCAATGACGAGAACAAACCGTTCCTGGTCAAACCCGACTCGCTGATGGTCAACCTCAAGGCTTTGCGCTTCGTGGCGCGCAACGACAACGGCAAGGTGCTGGTGTCGGTGGAGCCGCCGATTGCGACGATCAACATCGACAATCAGGTCAAGGCGATCAATTCCAAGCAATGCACCGGTGGCGTGCGCTACAACCCGGTGACCCAGGCCGATGGCAGCGTGACCGTGACGGTCGGCGGCCAATTGGGCGACGGTTGCAGCTCGCAGACCTACCTGTCGCTGCTCGACCACGCGACCTACACCGCCGGCGCCGTGCGGGCGATCTGGAAAGAACTGGGTGGCAGCATCCAGGGCAAGGATGTGCTGGGAGCGACGCCAAAAGACGCCAAGGTGCTGGCGCGAGCGTTCTCGCCGGACCTGGCGGAAATCATTCGCGACATCAACAAATACAGTAACAACACCATGGCTCAGCAGTTGTTCCTGAGCCTGGGCCAGAAGTTTCGCAATGATGCCGATGGCGATGATGCCAAGGCTGCCCAACGCATCGTGCGTCAGTGGCTGGCCCAGAAAGGCATCACCGCGCCGCACCTGGTGATGGAGAACGGTTCCGGCCTGTCCCGCGCCGAACGGGTGAGCGCGCGTGAAATGGCCGGCATGCTGCAAGCCGCATGGCACAGCCCGTACGCCGCCGAGTTCATCAGCTCGCTGCCGATCGCCGGCACCGACGGCACCATGCGCAAACGCCTGAAGACCACCGCCATGCGCGGCGAAGCGCACATCAAGACCGGCACCCTGAACACCGTGCGCGCGATCTCCGGCTTCAGCCGCGACGTCAATGGCAACACCTGGGCGGTGGTGGCGATCCTCAACGACAAGGCACCGTTTGGCGCTTCTTCTGTGTTGGATCAGGTGCTGCTGGACCTGTATCGCCAGCCTAAGGTGGCGGCAACGGCTTCGGTGTTGTAA
- a CDS encoding benzoate/H(+) symporter BenE family transporter, whose protein sequence is MNDATQTQLRPLADTSPSAIVAGFIAMMTGYTSSLVLMFQAGQAAGLTSGQISSWIWAISIGMAICSIGLSLRYRTPITIAWSTPGAALLITSLGGVSYGEAIGAYITCAVLVTICGLTGSFERLVKKIPASLAAALLAGILFKIGSEIFVAAQHRTALVLAMFFTYLVVKRLSPRYAVLAALLIGTALSGFMGLLDFSGFHLELATPVWTTPHFSLAATISIGIPLFVVAMTSQNMPGIAVLRADGYNVPASPLITTTGIASLLLAPFGSHGINLAAISAAICTGPHAHEDRNKRYTAAVWCGIFYGIAGVFGATLAALFAALPKELVLSIAALALFGSIINGLSIAMSEVKEREAALVTFMVTASGLTLFSIGSAFWGIVAGVLTLLILNWRKA, encoded by the coding sequence ATGAACGACGCCACGCAAACGCAATTGCGCCCCTTGGCCGACACGTCGCCTTCGGCCATCGTCGCCGGTTTCATCGCCATGATGACCGGCTACACCAGTTCTCTGGTCCTGATGTTCCAGGCCGGGCAAGCGGCGGGCCTGACCAGCGGGCAGATTTCCTCGTGGATCTGGGCGATCTCGATCGGCATGGCGATCTGCTCTATCGGCTTGTCGTTGCGTTATCGCACGCCGATCACCATTGCCTGGTCCACACCCGGCGCGGCGTTGTTGATCACCAGCCTGGGCGGTGTGAGCTACGGCGAAGCCATCGGCGCGTACATCACCTGCGCGGTGCTGGTGACGATTTGTGGCCTGACCGGCAGCTTCGAACGGCTGGTGAAGAAGATTCCGGCGTCGCTGGCGGCGGCGCTGCTGGCGGGGATTCTGTTCAAGATCGGCAGCGAGATTTTCGTCGCAGCCCAGCATCGCACGGCGCTGGTGTTGGCCATGTTTTTCACCTACCTGGTGGTCAAGCGCCTGTCGCCGCGCTATGCGGTGCTCGCCGCGCTGTTGATCGGCACGGCGCTGTCGGGGTTCATGGGGCTGCTGGATTTCAGCGGTTTCCATCTGGAACTGGCGACACCGGTCTGGACCACGCCGCACTTTTCCCTGGCCGCGACCATCAGCATCGGCATCCCGTTGTTCGTGGTGGCGATGACCTCGCAGAACATGCCCGGTATCGCCGTGTTGCGCGCCGATGGCTACAACGTGCCGGCCTCGCCACTGATCACCACCACCGGCATCGCTTCGTTGCTGCTGGCACCGTTCGGCTCTCACGGCATCAACCTTGCGGCAATCAGCGCCGCCATCTGCACCGGGCCGCATGCCCATGAAGATCGCAACAAGCGCTACACCGCGGCGGTCTGGTGCGGGATTTTCTACGGGATTGCCGGAGTGTTCGGCGCGACGCTGGCAGCGTTGTTTGCCGCGTTGCCGAAAGAGTTGGTGCTGTCGATTGCGGCGCTGGCGCTGTTCGGTTCGATCATCAACGGCCTGAGCATTGCCATGAGCGAAGTGAAGGAACGGGAAGCGGCGTTGGTGACCTTTATGGTCACGGCGTCGGGGCTGACGCTGTTTTCCATCGGGTCGGCGTTCTGGGGGATTGTCGCGGGGGTGTTGACGTTGTTGATTTTGAATTGGCGCAAGGCCTGA
- the xdhC gene encoding xanthine dehydrogenase accessory protein XdhC, translating to MYNWIDALADLQSQGEPCVLVTIIEELGSTPRNAGSKMVISAHQTFDTIGGGHLEYKAMQIGREMLASGKQDTHLERFSLGASLGQCCGGVTVLLFEPMGQVQAQIAVFGAGHVGRALVPLLASLPCRVRWIDSREAEFPEQIPHGVRKIVAEEPVDEIDNLPAGSYCIVMTHNHQLDLELTAAILKRNDFTYFGLIGSKTKRVKFEHRLRDRGFDSDVLQRMRCPMGIGEVKGKLPVEIAVSIAGEIIATYNANFGQQTASAGSSIAKLLPASRRSQASN from the coding sequence ATGTACAACTGGATCGACGCCCTCGCCGACCTGCAATCCCAGGGTGAACCCTGCGTGTTGGTGACCATCATCGAAGAGCTCGGCTCGACGCCGCGCAATGCCGGTTCGAAAATGGTCATCAGCGCCCACCAGACCTTCGACACCATCGGTGGCGGGCATCTGGAATACAAGGCCATGCAGATCGGCCGCGAGATGCTCGCCAGCGGCAAGCAGGACACCCATCTGGAGCGCTTCAGCCTCGGCGCCAGCCTCGGTCAGTGCTGCGGCGGCGTGACCGTGTTGCTGTTCGAACCGATGGGCCAGGTCCAGGCGCAAATCGCCGTGTTCGGTGCCGGCCATGTCGGCCGCGCGCTGGTACCACTGCTCGCCAGCCTGCCCTGCCGGGTGCGCTGGATCGATTCCCGGGAAGCGGAATTCCCGGAACAGATCCCCCACGGCGTGCGGAAAATCGTCGCAGAAGAACCGGTGGATGAAATCGATAATCTGCCCGCCGGCAGCTACTGCATCGTCATGACCCACAACCACCAGCTCGACCTCGAACTCACCGCCGCGATCCTCAAGCGCAACGATTTCACCTACTTCGGCCTGATCGGTTCGAAGACCAAACGGGTGAAGTTCGAACATCGCCTGCGTGATCGCGGTTTCGACAGCGACGTGCTGCAACGCATGCGCTGCCCGATGGGCATCGGCGAAGTCAAAGGCAAGTTGCCTGTGGAAATCGCCGTCTCCATCGCCGGCGAAATCATCGCCACCTATAACGCGAATTTCGGCCAGCAGACCGCCAGCGCCGGATCATCGATTGCCAAACTGCTGCCTGCTTCACGCCGCAGCCAAGCCTCTAATTGA
- a CDS encoding GntR family transcriptional regulator: MTFKAPDSLAEQIAHHLAERIIRGEMKPGERIQEQKVTLALNVSRGSVREALLILERRHLIAILPRRGAHVTELTAHKVQSLCTLMSELYILLGNAVATGWQVQADLAPFVQIQQRLTASYERQDIRTFVDDSFSVMRAAYPFANNPYLQETVENLQPAMSRAYFLALEQRKAEMSEFLELFERLLAAVIARDFPQIRVVLTAYAQRSCDLVVSALTGA; this comes from the coding sequence ATGACGTTCAAGGCGCCGGACAGCCTCGCCGAGCAAATCGCTCACCACCTCGCCGAACGTATCATTCGCGGCGAAATGAAGCCGGGAGAGCGCATCCAGGAACAGAAGGTCACGCTGGCCCTCAATGTCAGCCGCGGTTCGGTCCGTGAGGCCTTGCTGATCCTTGAGCGCCGCCACCTGATCGCGATCCTGCCGCGACGTGGCGCCCACGTGACCGAACTTACCGCGCACAAGGTCCAGAGCCTGTGCACGCTGATGAGCGAGTTGTACATCTTGCTCGGCAACGCCGTGGCCACTGGCTGGCAAGTCCAGGCCGACCTGGCGCCGTTCGTGCAGATTCAGCAGCGCCTGACCGCCAGCTACGAGCGTCAGGACATCCGCACGTTCGTCGACGACAGCTTCAGCGTGATGCGCGCGGCGTATCCGTTCGCCAACAATCCGTACTTGCAGGAAACTGTCGAGAACCTGCAACCGGCCATGAGCCGCGCGTATTTCCTCGCCCTGGAACAGCGCAAAGCCGAGATGAGCGAATTCCTGGAGCTGTTCGAGCGCTTGCTCGCGGCCGTGATCGCCCGTGACTTCCCGCAGATCCGCGTGGTGCTGACGGCTTACGCCCAGCGCAGCTGTGATCTGGTGGTTTCCGCCCTGACGGGCGCTTAA
- a CDS encoding YggL family protein, protein MATNRSQRLRKKLCVDEFQELGFELNLDFKEDLADEAIDAFLDAFLKEAMEANGLGYVGGDDFGLVCLQKRGSVSEEQRAAVEAWLKGRSELTEATVSPLIDVWYPEKPINPVA, encoded by the coding sequence ATGGCGACTAACCGTTCCCAGCGTCTGCGCAAAAAACTGTGCGTCGATGAATTTCAAGAGCTGGGTTTCGAACTGAACCTGGATTTCAAAGAAGATTTGGCTGATGAAGCCATTGATGCTTTCCTCGACGCGTTCCTGAAAGAAGCCATGGAAGCCAACGGTCTGGGTTATGTTGGCGGCGACGACTTCGGTCTGGTTTGCCTGCAGAAACGCGGCTCGGTGTCCGAAGAGCAGCGTGCAGCTGTTGAAGCCTGGCTCAAAGGCCGCAGCGAACTGACCGAAGCAACCGTCAGCCCGCTGATCGACGTCTGGTACCCGGAAAAGCCGATCAATCCGGTAGCTTGA
- a CDS encoding GntR family transcriptional regulator — protein sequence MNEQLQPLKKQPRAGKAGRSGTQDDIVYAHIFEAILEQRLAPGTKLSEEALGEIFGVSRTIIRRALSRLAHEGVVLLRPNRGAVVASPSVEEARQVFLARRLVERAITELAVQHATAEQIAELRQMVNDERDSFSRGDRGAGIRLSGEFHLKLAEAAKNAPLISFQRSLVSQTSLIIAQYESGNRSHCSYDEHTQLIDAIEARNGELAVDLMMHHMDHIDSKLNLDEESASDDLHAVFSHLLQTKKPGRSTAKL from the coding sequence ATGAACGAACAGTTGCAGCCCCTAAAGAAACAACCGCGAGCAGGCAAAGCCGGCCGCAGCGGTACCCAGGACGATATTGTCTACGCGCATATCTTCGAGGCCATCCTCGAACAGCGCCTGGCGCCCGGCACCAAGTTGAGCGAAGAAGCGCTGGGGGAAATTTTCGGGGTCAGCCGCACCATCATTCGCCGCGCACTGTCGCGCCTGGCGCATGAAGGCGTGGTATTGCTGCGGCCGAACCGTGGCGCAGTCGTCGCCAGCCCGAGCGTCGAAGAGGCTCGCCAGGTGTTCCTGGCACGCCGTCTGGTGGAGCGCGCGATCACTGAACTGGCGGTGCAGCACGCTACTGCCGAGCAGATTGCCGAGTTGCGCCAAATGGTCAACGACGAACGCGACAGCTTTTCCCGTGGCGATCGCGGTGCCGGCATCCGTCTGTCGGGTGAGTTTCACCTGAAACTCGCCGAAGCAGCGAAGAACGCGCCGCTGATCAGCTTCCAGCGCAGTCTGGTGTCCCAGACTTCGTTGATCATCGCCCAATACGAAAGCGGCAACCGCTCGCACTGTTCTTATGATGAACACACCCAGTTGATCGACGCGATCGAAGCGCGCAACGGTGAGCTGGCGGTGGACCTGATGATGCATCACATGGATCACATCGACAGCAAACTCAACCTCGACGAAGAAAGCGCGTCGGATGATTTGCATGCGGTGTTCTCGCATTTGTTGCAGACCAAAAAGCCTGGGCGTTCGACCGCCAAACTCTGA
- the xdhA gene encoding xanthine dehydrogenase small subunit, with protein sequence MIQFLLNQELRSEHALDPNLTVLNYLRDHVGKPGTKEGCASGDCGACTVVVGELQTDDDGREHIRYRSLNSCLTFVSSLHGKQLISVEDLKHKGELHSVQKAMVECHGSQCGFCTPGFVMSLFALQKNSDEPDSHKAHEALAGNLCRCTGYRPILQAAEQSCCGKQPDQFDAREADTIARLKAIAPTDIGELNSGDKRCLVPLTVADLADLYDAYPQARLLAGGTDLALEVTQFHRTLPVMIYVGNVAEMKRIETFDDRIEIGAATALSDCYEALNAEYPDFGELLHRFASLQIRNQGTLGGNIGNASPIGDSPPLLIALGAQVVLCKGETRRTLNLDDYFIDYKVTARQESEFIEKIIVPRASAEQLFRAYKVSKRLDDDISAVCAAFNLRVENGVITDARIAFGGMAAIPKRAAHCETVLIGAPFNSTLVERACAALADDFTPLSDFRASKEYRLLSAQNLLRKYFIELQTPHIETRVTAYV encoded by the coding sequence GTGATCCAGTTTTTACTAAACCAGGAACTCCGTAGCGAGCACGCCCTGGACCCGAACCTGACCGTGCTCAATTACTTGCGCGACCATGTGGGCAAACCCGGCACCAAAGAAGGCTGCGCCAGCGGTGACTGTGGCGCGTGCACCGTGGTGGTTGGCGAGTTGCAAACGGATGACGACGGCCGCGAACACATTCGCTATCGCAGCCTCAACTCGTGCCTGACGTTCGTTTCGTCGCTGCACGGCAAACAACTGATCAGCGTCGAAGACCTCAAGCACAAAGGCGAACTGCACAGCGTGCAGAAAGCCATGGTCGAGTGCCACGGTTCGCAGTGCGGCTTCTGCACCCCGGGCTTCGTGATGTCGCTGTTCGCGTTGCAGAAGAACAGCGACGAACCGGATTCCCATAAAGCCCACGAAGCGCTGGCCGGCAACCTCTGCCGTTGCACCGGCTATCGGCCGATCCTGCAAGCGGCCGAACAGTCCTGCTGCGGCAAGCAACCGGACCAGTTTGACGCGCGCGAGGCCGATACCATCGCCCGCCTGAAAGCCATCGCACCTACCGACATCGGCGAACTCAACAGTGGCGACAAACGCTGCCTGGTGCCGCTGACCGTCGCCGACCTGGCCGACCTCTACGACGCTTATCCACAGGCCCGGTTGCTGGCCGGCGGCACCGATCTGGCGCTGGAAGTCACGCAGTTCCACCGCACCTTGCCGGTGATGATCTACGTCGGCAACGTCGCCGAGATGAAGCGCATCGAAACCTTTGACGACCGCATCGAAATCGGCGCGGCCACCGCACTGTCCGACTGCTACGAAGCGCTGAACGCCGAGTACCCGGATTTCGGCGAACTGCTGCACCGTTTCGCGTCGCTGCAAATCCGCAATCAGGGCACCCTGGGCGGCAACATCGGCAACGCTTCGCCGATTGGTGACTCACCACCGCTGCTGATCGCGCTCGGCGCGCAGGTTGTGTTGTGCAAGGGTGAAACCCGACGCACGCTGAACCTCGACGATTACTTCATCGATTACAAAGTGACGGCGCGTCAGGAAAGCGAATTCATCGAAAAGATCATCGTGCCGCGTGCCAGCGCTGAACAACTGTTCCGTGCGTACAAGGTTTCCAAGCGTCTGGACGATGACATTTCTGCGGTCTGCGCCGCGTTCAATCTGCGCGTGGAGAACGGTGTCATCACCGACGCCCGCATCGCTTTCGGCGGCATGGCCGCAATCCCGAAACGCGCTGCCCATTGCGAAACCGTGCTGATCGGCGCGCCGTTCAATAGCACGTTGGTCGAACGCGCCTGCGCCGCCCTGGCCGATGATTTCACGCCGCTCTCGGACTTCCGCGCCAGCAAGGAATATCGCCTGCTCAGCGCGCAAAACCTGCTGCGCAAATACTTCATCGAACTGCAAACGCCGCACATCGAGACTCGGGTGACCGCTTATGTCTAA
- the xdhB gene encoding xanthine dehydrogenase molybdopterin binding subunit, producing MSNHHAVEKTQAELAELFAKDLTTGVGRSVKHDSAAKHVSGEAQYIDDRLEFPNQLHVYARLSDRAHAKIISIDTKPCYAFEGVRIAITHEDVPGLKDIGPLLPGDPLLAIDDVQFVGQPVLAVAAKDLETARKAAMAAIIEYEDLEPVLDVVEALRKRHFVLDSHTHQRGDSAGALATAEHRIQGTLHIGGQEHFYLETQISSVMPTEDGGMIVYCSTQNPTEVQKLVAEVLDVSMNKIVVDMRRMGGGFGGKETQAASPACLCAVVAHLTGQPTKMRLPRVEDMLMTGKRHPFYVEYDVGFDSTGRLHGIALELAGNCGCSPDLSASIVDRAMFHADNSYYLGDATINGHRCKTNTASNTAYRGFGGPQGMVAIEEVMDAIARHLALDPLAVRKANYYGKTERNVTHYYQTVEHNMLEEMTAELEESSQYAERREAIRRYNANSPILKKGLALTPVKFGISFTASFLNQAGALVHVYTDGSIHLNHGGTEMGQGLNTKVAQVVAEVFQVEMDRVQITATNTDKVPNTSPTAASSGADLNGKAAQNAAEIIKQRLVEFAARHYKVSEEDVEFHNGHVRVRDHILTFEALIQQAYFNQVSLSSTGFYKTPKIFYDRSQARGRPFYYYAFGAACCEVIVDTLTGEYKMLRTDILHDVGASLNPAIDIGQVEGGFIQGMGWLTMEELVWNNKGKLMTNGPASYKIPAVADMPLDLRVKLVENRKNPEDTVFHSKAVGEPPFMLGIASWCAIKDAVASLGDYKHQPKIDAPATPERVLWGCEQMRQLKVAKAVEAEPELASL from the coding sequence ATGTCTAATCATCACGCTGTAGAGAAGACCCAAGCCGAACTGGCTGAACTGTTCGCCAAGGACCTGACCACCGGTGTCGGCCGCAGCGTCAAGCACGACAGCGCCGCCAAGCACGTGTCCGGCGAAGCGCAGTACATTGACGACCGGTTGGAGTTCCCGAATCAACTGCACGTTTACGCACGCCTGTCGGACCGCGCCCACGCGAAGATCATCAGCATCGACACCAAGCCGTGCTATGCCTTCGAAGGTGTGCGCATCGCCATCACCCACGAAGACGTGCCGGGCCTGAAAGACATCGGCCCGCTGCTGCCGGGCGATCCGCTGCTGGCCATCGATGATGTGCAATTCGTCGGGCAACCGGTGCTCGCCGTCGCCGCGAAAGATCTGGAAACTGCACGCAAAGCCGCCATGGCCGCGATCATCGAATATGAAGATCTGGAGCCGGTGCTGGACGTGGTCGAAGCCTTGCGCAAACGCCACTTCGTGCTCGACAGCCACACCCACCAGCGCGGCGATTCCGCCGGTGCTTTGGCGACTGCCGAACACCGCATTCAAGGCACGCTGCACATCGGCGGCCAGGAACACTTCTACCTCGAAACCCAGATCTCTTCGGTGATGCCGACTGAAGACGGCGGGATGATCGTCTACTGCTCCACGCAAAACCCGACCGAAGTGCAGAAGTTGGTCGCTGAAGTGCTCGACGTGTCGATGAATAAAATCGTCGTCGACATGCGCCGCATGGGCGGTGGTTTCGGTGGCAAGGAAACCCAGGCCGCGAGCCCTGCCTGTCTCTGCGCAGTGGTTGCGCACCTCACCGGTCAGCCGACCAAGATGCGCCTGCCACGGGTCGAAGACATGCTGATGACCGGCAAGCGTCACCCGTTTTACGTCGAATATGACGTGGGCTTCGACAGCACCGGTCGCCTGCACGGTATCGCGTTGGAACTGGCCGGCAACTGCGGCTGCTCGCCGGACTTGTCGGCGTCGATTGTCGACCGTGCGATGTTCCACGCCGACAACTCGTACTACCTGGGCGACGCGACCATCAACGGTCACCGCTGCAAAACCAACACCGCGTCGAACACCGCTTACCGTGGTTTCGGTGGCCCGCAAGGCATGGTCGCGATCGAAGAAGTGATGGACGCGATTGCCCGGCATCTGGCCCTCGATCCGCTGGCCGTGCGCAAGGCCAACTACTACGGCAAGACCGAGCGCAACGTCACCCATTACTACCAGACCGTCGAGCACAACATGCTCGAGGAAATGACCGCCGAACTGGAAGAAAGCAGCCAGTACGCCGAGCGCCGCGAAGCGATCCGTCGCTACAACGCCAACAGCCCGATCCTGAAAAAAGGCCTGGCGCTGACCCCGGTGAAATTCGGTATTTCGTTCACCGCGAGTTTCCTCAATCAGGCCGGTGCGCTGGTGCACGTCTACACCGACGGCAGCATCCATTTGAACCACGGCGGCACCGAGATGGGCCAGGGCCTGAACACCAAAGTTGCGCAGGTGGTGGCCGAAGTGTTCCAGGTGGAAATGGACCGCGTGCAGATCACCGCGACCAACACCGACAAGGTGCCAAACACCTCGCCGACCGCCGCGTCCAGTGGCGCCGACCTGAACGGTAAAGCCGCGCAGAACGCTGCGGAAATCATCAAGCAACGCCTGGTGGAATTCGCTGCGCGCCACTACAAGGTCAGCGAAGAAGACGTGGAATTCCACAACGGCCACGTGCGGGTTCGCGATCACATCCTGACCTTTGAAGCGTTGATCCAGCAGGCGTATTTCAATCAGGTTTCGTTGTCGAGCACCGGGTTCTACAAGACCCCGAAAATCTTCTACGACCGCAGCCAGGCACGGGGGCGTCCGTTCTACTACTACGCCTTCGGCGCGGCGTGCTGCGAAGTGATCGTCGACACCCTTACCGGCGAATACAAAATGCTGCGTACCGACATCCTCCACGACGTCGGCGCCTCGCTGAACCCGGCCATCGACATCGGCCAGGTCGAGGGCGGTTTCATCCAGGGCATGGGGTGGCTGACCATGGAAGAGCTGGTGTGGAACAACAAAGGCAAACTGATGACCAACGGCCCGGCGAGCTACAAGATCCCGGCCGTGGCGGACATGCCGCTGGACCTGCGGGTGAAGCTGGTGGAAAACCGCAAGAACCCGGAAGACACGGTGTTCCATTCCAAGGCTGTGGGCGAGCCGCCGTTCATGCTCGGCATCGCTTCGTGGTGTGCGATCAAGGACGCCGTGGCGAGTCTCGGGGACTACAAGCATCAACCGAAAATCGATGCGCCGGCGACCCCGGAGCGGGTGTTGTGGGGTTGTGAGCAGATGCGCCAGTTGAAGGTGGCGAAGGCTGTTGAGGCTGAGCCGGAGTTGGCTTCGCTTTAA
- the guaD gene encoding guanine deaminase, giving the protein MPFTRKAYRAAILHSIADPAEVGIEASYEYFEDGLLVVENGQISAIGHATELLSTLPADIEITHYQDALITPGLIDTHIHLPQTGMVGAYGEQLLDWLNTYTFPCESQFADKAHADEVADIFIKELLRNGTTTALVFGSVHPQSVNSFFEAAQQLDLRMIAGKVMMDRNAPDYLTDTAESSYVESKALIERWHGKGRLHYAVTPRFAPTSTPEQLTLAGQLLGEYPDLYMQTHISENLKEVEWVKELFPERKGYLDVYDHYQLLGERSVFAHGVHLCDDECARLAETGSAIAFCPTSNFFLGSGLFNLPMAEKHKLNVGLGTDVGGGTSFSLLQTLNEAYKVMQLQGARLSPFKSLYLATLGGARALRLEDKIGTLHPGTDADFLVLDYNATPLLSYRLKQANNIAETLFVLMTLGDDRTVLQTYAAGTLVHQR; this is encoded by the coding sequence ATGCCTTTCACTCGCAAAGCCTACCGCGCCGCCATCCTGCACAGCATCGCCGACCCTGCCGAAGTGGGAATCGAAGCGTCCTATGAGTATTTCGAGGACGGCCTGCTGGTAGTCGAGAACGGCCAGATCAGCGCCATCGGTCACGCCACCGAACTGTTGTCGACGCTGCCGGCAGACATCGAGATCACGCATTACCAGGACGCGCTGATCACCCCAGGCTTGATCGACACCCACATCCACTTGCCACAAACCGGGATGGTCGGGGCTTATGGCGAGCAACTGCTGGACTGGCTCAACACCTACACGTTCCCGTGCGAAAGCCAGTTCGCCGACAAGGCCCACGCCGATGAAGTGGCGGACATTTTCATCAAGGAACTGCTGCGCAACGGCACCACCACCGCGCTGGTGTTCGGCAGTGTGCATCCGCAATCGGTGAACTCGTTCTTCGAAGCCGCCCAGCAGCTGGACCTGCGGATGATCGCCGGCAAGGTGATGATGGACCGCAACGCGCCGGACTACCTGACTGACACCGCTGAATCCAGCTACGTGGAAAGCAAGGCGCTGATCGAGCGCTGGCACGGCAAGGGCCGCTTGCACTACGCGGTCACCCCGCGTTTCGCCCCGACCAGCACCCCGGAACAACTGACCCTCGCCGGCCAGTTGCTCGGCGAATACCCTGACTTGTACATGCAGACCCACATCAGCGAAAACCTGAAAGAAGTCGAGTGGGTCAAGGAACTGTTCCCGGAGCGCAAGGGCTACCTCGACGTCTACGATCACTACCAGTTGCTGGGCGAGCGCTCGGTGTTCGCCCACGGCGTGCACCTGTGCGACGACGAGTGCGCGCGACTGGCGGAAACCGGCTCGGCGATTGCCTTCTGCCCGACCTCGAACTTCTTCCTTGGCAGCGGCTTGTTCAACTTGCCGATGGCCGAGAAGCACAAACTGAATGTCGGTCTGGGCACGGACGTGGGTGGCGGCACCAGTTTCTCGCTGCTGCAAACGTTGAACGAAGCGTACAAGGTCATGCAGCTGCAAGGCGCGCGGCTGAGCCCGTTCAAATCGCTGTACCTGGCAACCCTCGGTGGCGCGCGGGCGCTACGTCTTGAAGACAAGATCGGTACGCTGCATCCGGGCACCGATGCGGACTTCCTGGTGCTGGATTACAACGCCACGCCGCTGCTGAGCTATCGCTTGAAGCAGGCGAATAACATTGCCGAGACGTTGTTTGTGTTGATGACGCTGGGGGATGACCGGACGGTGTTGCAGACGTATGCGGCGGGGACATTGGTGCATCAGCGCTGA